In Strigops habroptila isolate Jane chromosome 2, bStrHab1.2.pri, whole genome shotgun sequence, one genomic interval encodes:
- the CD101 gene encoding immunoglobulin superfamily member 2, with product MGLGQCLAAAFLLLLGESGWSAGQRVVTVQKGPLYRVRGSHVTLWCKVSGYQGPSEQNFQWSIYLPSAPEREVQIVSTVDPSFPYAIYTQRVRSRGIYVERVQGDAVLLHITDLQDRDAGEYECHTPSTDERYFGSYSAKMNLVVIADTLSASMAPQVLTRTDGDAVELTCEVSKFTAQHTHLSVGWYHLHGAGDHRAEEVLTLSKDFVLKPGPSYSQRFLAGNVRLNKVGNTTYKLSIEGAEPSDQGQLYCEAAEWIEDPDGMWKDISRKQTERTSLVIMSLGRNISVDIAAAESSLSEGDALQLNCMVGAKKSGSRHFQVRWLLNGVEVARVDPHGVLILEGEYEERAKLGQLQAFKQSNTVYVLTIYEVGLKDDGTYCCSVSEVRTPGDFHSIHTILSPGIQVNVKQRESRMRLSVSTSTPRVVAGDALILLCEVQGATSPVSVQWWHLPPQHPGPWVLVASMEQDGTLSLGSTYRDSGIWGSLRLEKASSGAFTLVIPNTLDEDDGGRYGCEVTEWSRGQSWTEKGETAVTVSSMGLGLHATLRSRTATVRYGQSFELICQVSANYTLKEVPVSVRWFFQPSLSSGHYHQLDHSTVACGTAQPHVQGKAPLMKADTSFRLHIHNAGPADNGMYQCEVEVWRRSTPLLGPPAATTRSNPVGIKVVLPESELRVAAEDHSVEIAGGADTAIKCRITFAQNTSQFAVAWYFLPPPPADASPVQIIRADYSGTLEYGAEFSSPLQKSRFLSQRVSNNVFWLHILSANPRDQGRYYCVVEEWRWLAGGWYKLGEEASGRTTLEFKLPGHELQLEKTNRSISAREGEEVTLRCLLQGARLPDTRLSATWFRGNESSHIRPLLTLHHDGSIEYPQESLAGRLHLRRPAANDFSLTLHSVEEGDAGLYHCWVQEWQHQGEGQDWALQASARSEYIQLVTIPMESTVLSRTCLSPLVLNFILYLPLVLIPLLALAVFCWHFKFRRSKKGDITGDQLMELQGVGGVEKT from the exons atggggctggggcagtgcctggcagctgcctttctccttctcctcgGTGAGT CAGGCTGGAGCGctggtcagcgggtggtgacTGTTCAGAAGGGGCCCCTCTACCGTGTGAGGGGGTCCCACGTCACGCTGTGGTGCAAGGTGAGCGGCTACCAGGGCCCGTCGGAGCAGAACTTCCAGTGGTCCATCTACCTGCCCTCGGCCCCTGAGCGGGAGGTGCAGATCGTCAGCACCGTCGACCCGTCCTTCCCCTACGCCATCTACACCCAGCGCGTGCGCAGCCGTGGGATCTACGTGGAGCGGGTGCAGGGGGACGCCGTCCTGCTGCACATCACCGACCTGCAGGACCGGGACGCCGGCGAGTACGAGTGCCACACGCCCAGCACCGACGAGAGGTACTTCGGGAGCTACAGCGCCAAGATGAACCTCGTGG TGATCGCAGACACCCTCTCTGCTTCCATGGCACCGCAGGTCCTCACCCGCACCGACGGGGATGCAGTGGAGCTCACATGTGAGGTGTCCAAGTTCACTGCCCAGCACACGCATCTCTCAGTTGGCTGGTACCATCTTCATGGAGCAGGAGATCACCGCGCTGAGGAGGTCCTCACCCTCTCCAAAGACTTTGTCTTGAAGCCAGGGCCCTCTTACTCGCAGAGGTTTCTGGCGGGAAACGTGCGGCTGAACAAGGTTGGGAACACCACCTACAAGCTCTCCATCGAAGGAGCGGAGCCGTCTGACCAGGGGCAGCTGTACTGCGAGGCAGCTGAGTGGATTGAGGATCCCGATGGGATGTGGAAGGACATCTCCCGCAAGCAAACGGAGAGGACATCGCTGGTGATCATGAGCCTGG GTAGAAACATCTCCGTGgacattgctgctgctgaaagctcCCTTTCTGAAGGTGATGCCTTGCAGCTAAATTGCATGGTGGGAGCCAAGAAGAGCGGCAGCAGGCATTTTCAAGTGCGTTGGCTCCTCAACGGCGTGGAAGTGGCCAGGGTTGACCCCCATGGGGTATTGATTTTGGAGGGAGAATATGAGGAGAGAGCGAAGCTGGGGCAGCTCCAAGCATTCAAGCAAAGCAACACGGTTTATGTCCTCACCATCTATGAGGTGGGGCTGAAAGATGATGGCACATACTGCTGCTCTGTTTCGGAGGTGAGGACTCCTGGAGACTTTCATAGCATCCACACCATTCTGTCACCAGGCATCCAAGTCAACGTGAAGCAGAGAG AGAGCCGCATGCGCCTGTCCGTGTCCACCAGCACGCCGCGGGTCGTGGCAGGAGATGCCCTGATCCTGCTTTGTGAGGTGCAAGGAGCCACCAGCCCTGTGTCGGTGCAGTGGTGGCACCTGCCACCACAGCACCCGGGTCCTTGGGTGCTGGTGGCCTCCATGGAGCAAGATGGCACCCTGAGCCTGGGCAGCACCTACCGGGACAGCGGGATTTGGGGGAGCCTCCGGCTGGAGAAAGCAAGCTCTGGTGCTTTCACCCTGGTGATCCCCAACACGTTGGACGAGGACGACGGCGGGCGGTATGGCTGTGAAGTGACAGAGTGGTCCCGAGGCCAGAGCTGGACAGAGAAGGGGGAGACAGCAGTGACAGTCAGCTCAATGG GTCTTGGTCTGCACGCCACGCTGAGAAGCCGAACTGCCACTGTCAGATACGGGCAGAGTTTTGAACTCATCTGCCAAGTGAGCGCTAACTATACCCTCAAGGAGGTGCCAGTGTCTGTGAGGTGGTTCTTCCAGCCCAGCTTGTCCAGTGGCCACTACCACCAGCTGGACCACAGCACCGTGGCCTGTGGGACTGCGCAGCCACACGTCCAGGGGAAAGCCCCATTGATGAAGGCTGACACCTCCTTCAGGCTGCACATCCACAACGCAGGGCCTGCCGACAACGGGATGTACCAGTGTGAGGTGGAGGTCTGGAGGAGGAGCACCCCACTGCTGGGGCCGCCAGCAGCCACCACCAGGTCCAATCCTGTGGGGATAAAGGTGGTGTTGCCAG AAAGCGAGCTTCGGGTGGCTGCAGAAGATCACTCTGTGGAGATTGCTGGTGGTGCTGACACAGCCATTAAGTGCAGAATCACTTTTGCCCAGAATACTTCTCAGTTTGCTGTTGCTTGGTACTTCCtacctcctcctccagcagatGCATCTCCCGTGCAAATCATAAGGGCTGACTACAGCGGTACACTGGAATATGGGGCTGAGTTCAGCTCTCCTCTACAGAAGTCCCGGTTCCTCAGCCAGAGGGTGTCCAACAATGTTTTCTGGCTGCATATACTCTCTGCAAACCCCAGGGACCAGGGCAGGTACTACTGTGTGGTTGAGGAATGGCGCTGGCTTGCAGGCGGCTGGTACAAACTGGGAGAGGAAGCATCAGGAAGGACCACGCTGGAGTTCAAGCTCCCAG GGCACgaactgcagctggagaaaacCAACCGGAGCATCTCGGcgagggagggagaggaggtgaCGCTGCgctgcctgctgcagggtgcCCGCCTGCCCGACACCCGCCTCTcggccacatggtttaggggcAACGAGAGCAGCCACATCAGGCCCCTGCTCACCCTCCACCACGATGGCTCCATTGAGTACCCCCAGGAGAGCCTGGCAGGGAGGCTGCACCTCCGCCGCCCTGCCGCCAATGACTTCAGCTTGACGCTGCACAGCGTGGAGGAGGGTGATGCTGGGCTGTACCACTGCTGGGTGCAGGAGTGGCAGCATCAGGGCGAGGGGCAGGACTGGGCTCTGCAAGCCTCGGCGCGCTCGGAGTACATCCAGCTCGTGACCATCCCAATGG